ACGGTATTGCACAATATTGTAGCAAAGTCGATAAAGGACAATTTTAGCTGTAGCAAATTGGTCCCAATGTCTTAATAAGCTATTGACAGCATGATTTCATTTAGAACTAGCCGCTGGATGCATACTGAAAGGATTGTTTTGCTGTGCAGTATTTGTGTACATAAACTGTAGTGATTTATCTTATGAATGCACCCATTTTAAGTCAATTTACATTGTACAAAAGCTGCTTGGACATCAAGTAAAACCAAAGCACATTAGATTTGTGTTGCAACAATTAAAATTGATGATGTTGATAAGTCATAGCGTTATATTTATTAACATATTAAAGTATCAGCTGAAGTTAGCTGTGTTCAAAATTAAAAGCATAATTATACCATCCAGCACTTGGCACAATTTATCACACGGTATCCATACATGTTGCACATTAAAAGGTACTGGTTATATAGCGTGCTTAAAAACACATTTGCCTTTTTTTAATTCTCAAAGTGACAGAGACACATTTTGTCATTAAGACTTACATTTTGTTTGGGACTACAAACCCAAAGAGTTTTTTGTTTTACTACAGATAAAAGCCAACATGTTCATTATGTAAGGAACAGAACAAAAATTAGATCAATAAAACAACTGGACTAatctaataaaatatatatatttatatatactaTTTATATTTTCACACAATATTAAGCTATCTGTACACAAGCTATCCAAGCACAGTATATCTACTCTACAACAAACTGTGATCTCTTCAAACAAGTTTCACTGAATATGTTACACATTTTAGATCACATCTGGGGAAGTATACAAACTCCAGATATGTAGCAAAGAGAAAGCAATTAATCAAGCCAAATAATTTTTACAAGTCTTTTACAGGGGGAAAAACATAAGTAATTGAGTTTATTCTCCCATTAATAGACAAGGTTATAGATGCAGCCAACAAAAGCAGTGACCAGGAGGGTCTCACTTAACGTCACTCAAAACATTTTATTGGTGTTTCTCAAATAATGCAAATTTTGGTTTAGCTCATCGGACAGATTATCGTCATTCTTGCAACTGGTTGAAGAGACCCTACGTTCCTTATGCAAAAGATAACTATCCCCAAATTGTTTAGGAAAGTCTAATGATTGCCCTTTAGTTGGATTTCTGAACCATTGCAAAGAACAGGGCAGGCGGATGAGGATACAAAATGTTCTTATGTAAATCTAATAGAAGAAAATCACATCCTGAATATCAACAATGTTGCTTAAAGCTGCAGCATCCCATTTGTTAAGCCTTCACCAGACAGTTTCAAACCTATACAGAACTTGGGggggattctccagtccaccagccgTATGTTTCTCTGCCGCATGCCATTCGCTGGCGGGGGGGGATTTTAcctgccgtttgtcaatgggatttcccattgtaaccactcaCGTTGCCTCAAAACCCGCTGGCAAGGgtacgctgccagcaggaaaactgATCGCAAcgatcggagaattccggcccttatgGATTCTTACAGGAAGTTTTATACAGAGCTCATTTTGTGCAGTAATATTTGCGAGCCTAGAATAATTCTTTCTAAATTAATTattaaaaacggaaaatctttaaTGGTAATTCTAAAAAATATTTGAAGGGGCGAAGGATAGATTTGTAGTCTTATATTCTGCTCAATTCAACCAAAATGAGAGGCTGTAGCTTGAACTTAGCCATATTGTTTTTAAGAAACACTTCAAATATTTTCTTCATAGGGAGGAGCCCTCTACATCATCGTAAGAACTAGGTTATGCAGGCAGTAAGGTTAAAAAATATTGTTTCCATTAAAGCTATCTCTGTTTTTAATTGACAATGTATACTTATCTCTAATACTCAGTGAGTGGGATGACTTAGTCCCAACTGTGCAAAATTTAGTCAAATAAAGGCTGGGCTGACATCAGGGAAAGTAACGTATTATATATACGTTATGTATATATAATCATAATGTTTTGGAGAAATGTAAACAatcaaaaaaaaaattcaaatgaaACTCAGCGATTCACTCATTTTTTCCAGAGGCTGAATACTTGGCTCCCAATGAGGAGTCCCAATCCTATACTTTTTACCTGTTCAATATTAGTTTCAATTTCAGAATTTCACAATTGAAATTCTAGGTAGAACATTATGTTCTATCGTAGGGGAGTGAAAAGCGGATGCTTTCGTTAAGTGTAATAGTGTGTGACATTTCATACTCTCTTCACTGAATTGTGAAAATCACCCAGAAATACTGTAATAAATTCTACACTTCCAAATAAGGGTTTAAAAGGTATTAAAAAGAGCATTTTGAGCTCCATTGAAGAGCCACCAGGTCCAGGTCTGACACTGGCAGTGGCAACTGCAGGAAGGATTTGAGTTGATAAATTAAATATCACAGGAAACGTAATGCAAAAAATTAAATGGTACTGAGTTAAACTACATTTTTTTACAATAATATATTCATACCCAAAAGGTTATTACTCTCGGCAATTATATGGTATTAGCTGCCTTACTTATTTTGCTCCTCCTGCACGATAGACAGAATGCCAATGACAATAAGGAAGAAATCAGTGGCATTGGTAGTGAAAGTGCTGTTGGGCTATCAATCCAAAAAAGGGATCAGAAGTGGGGAAAATATGAAATAAACACCAGGAGAATATGGATGTAAAATCTTATATTGTAAACACAAATGATTAGAGCAGGTATAATTAAGGGAAGTGCCTGAAATTTAAACAGATTTTGACAAGTATAGTGGATAAACAATACGGTTATTTAGTTTTGCAATAAAATAGCCTAGTGTAAAACAACCTTGAATTACTTTTGGCTGCTACTGGAAACAATATTTTTTAATCCTAATAAATACATTATAAATAATGATGCAAGTATTGTACACAATATGTGTGCACATCTGAAGAACATGAATTAAAAATTCAGGTCTACAAACGACTGTGCCCAGTAAAAATTCATACATACCCATGGGCTACACCCAGTGACACATAGTGTCACAAACATTGTGGCAAGATTTGATAAAGCTATTCTACCGATGATAACTGTACATTTAATAAATAATTTTCTACAATCAAGAAAAGATACAATTTGTATCAACAAACAAAGGTCATTTCTGATCATTCCAGGCATTGCTGTTTGCTGTATTAAAATGTAAGCTATGAAATTAGTATTGGATGCAACAAATAGATGTGTTTTTGTTTTAATCaactgtcctgaaggtgctgactcttggtTCCCTGGGCAGCAGCAGTCCTGTGTAAACTCACTAAAGTGGCTAAGAAAGTTGGGAAGTTAGTTTAGAGATCAATGCTCAGACTAATCCTGTCCTTATCCAGGTAGATAAGGCAGGTAAATTAGCAATAGTCCATGAAGGATCACAGGCATGTCTCTCGACAACAGAGAAACAATTGGTCATATCCATTGAGGGACACCACTCCACATCAGTGTGGGACACTTGAACTCCATGAACAGCTGGTCTAGGCATTGAACCTGAACAGGTGGCATTATTTGCCATCTAGCCAACAGTCCTTATCCAACAACACATATGCACTTTCTCTccttttatgggggaggggggggggggggggggggcgtggacggGACAAGTAATCTGGCTGTTTTTTTTCCCTCGCCTATCTCTAGAGGCCAATAACTACCAGCCTGGCTGCAATCAGCCAACTCAGCACAGATACTGAACTTTGGACCCTCATGTTCTACAGAATTCAGTTACTCAGTGGATGAATACGCTAGCcatcagtggggcagggtgagtCTTACAGTCTACTAATTAGATACAGAAaggcattaaaaaaaattttttttagattatccaattattattttttctaattaaggggtggggctggtttagcacagtgggctaaatcgctggcttgtaatgcagaacacagccaacggcgcgggttcaattcccgtaccagcctccccgaacaggcgccggaatgtggcgactcggggcttttcacagtaacttcattgaagcctacttgtgacaataagtgatgattattattattattatttagcatggccaatccacctaacctgcacatctttgggttgtggggatgaaacccacatagacatggggagaatgtgcaaactccacacggacagtgacccagggccgggatttgaacctgggtcctcagcgccgcagtcccagtgctaaccactgcaccacatgctgccagaAAGGCATTTTTTGAAGAGATAGTACAAGAAGGTTGGTGTACTCTATCTATTAGTGGTTACACAATTTAAATATGTTTACGTTTCAGAAACACTAAGAATGTGCACCGACAGAAGTAAAACTTTGTAACAAACTTGGTAGTTTTAAACTAAAGTGATGATGCTGCCTTTGTAGGAAATAGAAACAGCTACACAGCATTCGCAAGCCATTAGCAAAATGACAGAAACAACCCTGACTGCAGCCTCACATTCCATGTGTTTCACAGTAAGAAACATTTAGGCAGTGTCAGACCTTCTCATGAAGAAAAAAAGGCCCCTAAAGGCCTTCTCAACTCACATGaaaaacgttttttttttaaatcaacaagacCTAGCTTGAAACATATCAAGCTCATCAAATTTTAGCAATAGTATACATTGCTTTTAAAGATAGTGGCACATCAGTGCAGCCTGAAGACAGCATATAATAATGCTTTAAAAAGGATTTTTTTGGGGCTGCATATTTTCCACCCTTAAAAGATGATTTAAAGGAAATGGTCTGAAGTGCCATATGCCAAGAAAGCTCTTTTGGTTGAGACCCTGAAACAGGAAATAGATACCATACGTGAAGCGTGATCATTTGAATCTATGCAAGTCATTTGCAATGTTCAAATATTTATGAATTTAGTTTGCTCAAAGTAGTCTTTAACACTATTATGTTCTTGTCTGCACCATTTGCAAACATTGCTTCTTTAAAATTACATCAATTCCTCTTGAAATCTtgtaatttttttaaattccaagcTACACAATTTATAATGGGGCAGTTGAAAATTTATACTCTTCTGGTAACTTGGAAAATTATAAAAGTCAAAAGTAGATGGGTAGTATGCTTTATAAAAAAAGTAAGGTATTCATTTCCTCTTCAAAGCTACCAAACCCCTTACAGATAATCAACGCCATAATGTTATTTATAACATTCTTAAACCCACTATATTACAAACTTCTATTTCACAAACGTTGTGCACTAAACAGACTTCTTTTAGTTTGTCCTCTTAATACATAATTGGTCTTCAATCTTTCAAACAGTTTGTGTTTCACCGTCCAGAACGTAGTTGTTTGGCAACAATCTCCGCAGCAAGATATTGAGGGTCAGTCACATGAGGGTTCTTTTCCATTACTGCATGAACTATGTCTGCTGGGAAGATGTTGCAGAGGTTACGATAGGTTTGGTACTGATGTTCCCGCACTGCCAGATGGTCCTGTTGTTCAGTGGGCATCCCCTGCCAGGGCGACCTCCAGATCTGCTCAATCTTCTCTGGCATACTTCTAAACATGCCAGGTTCATAACTGGGCTGCATGAGATTATTAGTCAAAGGATATGAAGGGTATCTGTATGAATCTGTGACACATGGCAGGTGATCCCAACTAGTATGCTGCTCTCTGCAGAGTGGAGGCCTTCGTTGCCTCATTGGATTACTCTCATACAGTCGTGAATCAGAAATGCTGTCCAGCCTAGTCATTACCAGAGCCCGCCCTGGCTGGTTACTTGCGGATGGATGAATGTTTTGAGGAACAGGGTAATCACCAGGACAACTGGAACGTGCTCCAACAGCAGAATGCTGGATATGAGGAACTAAATGGGAGATGGACTGTTTACGCTGGGGCTGTTTTGGCTCCTCTGGTCCATAGCTCTGCACTCTTGTTATTGGTTCATGGTAGCCATGAACAAAAGGCTGGAGCCTGTTCTGTGATTGTGGCTGATGTGTTTTCACATTATCTTCTGGACCTGGCTCTACAGTGCCGAGGTATGCCAGGTCACTGTATGAAGAGTAGGAATCGTTGCTTGTAATGCAGGTTTCTGAATGAGGACTTGTGTTTCTGGAATACAATCCATGGTCTGATTCCAATCCATAATAACTGTCACGGTTACACATACTGCTGATAGTTAAATTTGAAAAGTCACTTATCATAGAGTAATAGCCAGTGTCCAAAGTGGAGTCATATTTTGGATACTGTTCTGTATAACTCACAGAATTTCCATGGCTGTTGGTTACAAGGATGGGTGGATAATGTAAAGTGGATAAATGATCTTGTGAGGATTTCTGGTGAGTAAACTGTTTGGAACATGGCACTGGGCTGCTTGCAGATCTGGTACTCATGGCACTGGCTGCATGGTTTTTATTGGGCTGAAATGCAGGTACACTTGACGCAGTGACCAAAGAAGGCACAGAGTTAGTTTCAAGTCTGCGAACTGGCGTCAGCCTCTCCTCTGGCTCGCAAACTACAGATCGTATGCTGGGGTCAGACTGGCGCTTTGGAGCAACACGCTTGATCTCAGAGACAGTTTCTCCTTTCACACCCGATATAGCAATGCCgcattttgccagggctccttcacTCATGGTTTTAACAGCAGACAACTTAGCACTGGCTCGAAGCTCATCAGCAACTGATCTCTGCGGCTGGTTTACACGTTCTGGGTGGTAGTATTTACACTTGTGTCCATAAGTGCACTTCTTCCCTGTCAAATCATAACCAGAAACCAAGTAAGATCAAGATTGATAAACAAACTTCCTTTCAACATAATTATTCCTCATCATATCAAAAAATaaaacagcacagaagaggcccttcggccaatcgagtctgcaccgacgcatgaaaaacacttgaccagcgtacctaatcccatttgccagcacttggccctatAGCCTTGAAGTGCTCAACCCACCTTTACCAccttcccagacagtgcattccagaccatcaccatcctctgggtaaaaaggcttttcctcaaatcccccaaacctcctggccctcaccttgaacttgtgccccctcataactgacccttcatctaaggggaacagctgctcactatccaccctatccatgcccctcataatcttgtacaccgcaCATCTTGTACACCTCATTAACCCACAAAACAATGTTCTTATCTATAAAGCAAAATACATTGTTCTAGGGTAACCTGTTGTCAGTTGGTTTCTGCTCCCTTGTGATGTAGTGAGTAAAGATATAATTCCTAAAAGCAGAAAGACTTTTAATGATATAAACCACAAGGTAGTGGTCTAATCTCAGGATCTGTTCCTGATCATATCCAATGATCCCTGCTCGCTACTGCATCTGTGTGGCCATTAGCCAAGACTGTTCGTATGAGTGCTTGTGAATCTCTCAACAGTCAAATTGCCTATCCACATTTAACTGTTTAGCCTCATATGTGAAGAATAATCTCATGGATGTGACAGCAGGGCTGCCAACATTCATGCAATTATACCTCAGCAAGAATCAGCATCTTTGAGAGCTGAGGGGAAAAAATTATCAAATTATGTTTTCTTAAGTTGTTTGGACCAAAGCGAAATTCGTCAAATTAGTTAAGAACCAACTAATTCACAGATCTAACTGACAGctagttcttttttttttatacaaaccttttattaaggcatttatagttttataacaataaaagatacaaatacaaatgtaaacatagttcagtgcataACATATCCCTCCATCTTCCACTGCTAACCACTAGTTCTAAATACTTACCATACGGACAAGGCTGTTTCTTGTGTTCTGGAATAACAGGACGCTTTCGCAGGAAATTATCCAAGCTGGGACCATGACGTCCTAAGGGATCATCAGGTGGCATGAACCTTGAAATGACAAAATAAACCACTGTTCATCTGTGCAATTTATATACATTTTACATACCATTGCAATGGAGTTACAGACGGGGCATTCATCTTGGGAACCACCTTCAAATTGACAACATTTGATGAATGTCTTCACTGTCGGCCAGCTGTAAGCGGCCTACATTAAATAGATTTGAATTCTCCCAAGAGTTCAGCA
This portion of the Scyliorhinus torazame isolate Kashiwa2021f chromosome 5, sScyTor2.1, whole genome shotgun sequence genome encodes:
- the zc3h12b gene encoding probable ribonuclease ZC3H12B, which produces MLDFVIPLSASARLESLIPHIERLFRVRISAGPAAESSRWIHIDQAAEAQEGLRKAKDYILSLCSPEHKKCESITSTLRKKLIELKDNIEYESQAVLEIKEKSLEITGGQINVMTAWSMFEKLNMEKSSSKDATSLHLEIGDCSADSEDWTSSESDSEQPPNGKKGTEIVSKPHRQLCRSPCLEWPVLSKCSVLQDFQSEDSKSKLDDGYKAASLDKEYQAKMEFALKLGYSGEQIQTVLNKLGSDALINDILAELVRLGNKSESEPQPPSMGNTGTLVSRGQCVKEITSPELSLEDEVVDDSDNLRPIVIDGSNVAMSHGNKEVFSCLGIQLAAEYFLEKGHKDITVFVPAWRKEQSRPDAPIKDQELLRKLEKEKILVFTPSRRVQGRRVVCYDDRFIVKLAFDSDGIIVSNDNYRDLQNEKPEWKKFIEERLLMYSFVNDKFMPPDDPLGRHGPSLDNFLRKRPVIPEHKKQPCPYGKKCTYGHKCKYYHPERVNQPQRSVADELRASAKLSAVKTMSEGALAKCGIAISGVKGETVSEIKRVAPKRQSDPSIRSVVCEPEERLTPVRRLETNSVPSLVTASSVPAFQPNKNHAASAMSTRSASSPVPCSKQFTHQKSSQDHLSTLHYPPILVTNSHGNSVSYTEQYPKYDSTLDTGYYSMISDFSNLTISSMCNRDSYYGLESDHGLYSRNTSPHSETCITSNDSYSSYSDLAYLGTVEPGPEDNVKTHQPQSQNRLQPFVHGYHEPITRVQSYGPEEPKQPQRKQSISHLVPHIQHSAVGARSSCPGDYPVPQNIHPSASNQPGRALVMTRLDSISDSRLYESNPMRQRRPPLCREQHTSWDHLPCVTDSYRYPSYPLTNNLMQPSYEPGMFRSMPEKIEQIWRSPWQGMPTEQQDHLAVREHQYQTYRNLCNIFPADIVHAVMEKNPHVTDPQYLAAEIVAKQLRSGR